The following are encoded together in the Ignisphaera sp. genome:
- a CDS encoding ATP/GTP-binding protein produces MLSKVTVVFVGPAGSGKSTLVSAYSMWLEKEIGARVYKVNLDTAAEYIPYVPDFDVRVYIDAHRIAKELGLGPNGALVKSMDILAERVDIVEDAIRKVDADFVLVDTPGQMEVFIFRDVAPKIFEAIKRVSKNVLALFVLDGEVIKRFEDYAFISIMSVALQARLGVDVIPAINKCDIAPNLELMGDVVSDVDLVTERLRKSGLYGEMLAKIMDILWLYAKATRVPKVSAKNMQGLEELHRIVHEFTCSCGDLT; encoded by the coding sequence GTGTTGAGCAAGGTTACCGTAGTTTTTGTTGGTCCTGCTGGCTCCGGCAAGTCCACTCTTGTCTCTGCTTATTCGATGTGGCTTGAAAAAGAAATTGGTGCGAGGGTGTACAAGGTTAATCTCGATACAGCTGCTGAGTACATTCCCTACGTACCAGATTTTGATGTGAGGGTTTATATAGATGCCCATAGAATTGCCAAGGAACTTGGCCTCGGCCCCAATGGCGCTCTTGTGAAGTCTATGGATATTCTAGCAGAGCGTGTGGATATAGTTGAGGATGCTATTAGAAAGGTTGACGCTGATTTTGTTCTGGTTGATACCCCAGGCCAGATGGAGGTATTCATATTTAGGGATGTTGCCCCCAAAATTTTTGAGGCCATAAAAAGGGTTTCCAAGAATGTCCTAGCATTGTTTGTACTGGATGGGGAGGTTATCAAGAGATTTGAGGACTACGCATTCATATCTATAATGTCTGTTGCCTTACAAGCCAGACTGGGGGTTGATGTAATTCCAGCCATAAACAAATGCGATATAGCCCCAAATCTGGAGTTGATGGGGGATGTGGTAAGCGATGTGGATCTCGTCACAGAGAGGTTGAGGAAAAGTGGGCTATATGGAGAAATGCTGGCAAAGATCATGGATATTCTGTGGCTATATGCAAAAGCGACTAGGGTTCCAAAGGTATCTGCAAAGAATATGCAGGGACTTGAAGAGCTCCATAGAATTGTACATGAGTTTACATGTAGCTGTGGCGATCTAACATAG
- a CDS encoding thioredoxin domain-containing protein — MDKTLLVVVVAIVAIVVAVVGLLYSMGLIWKSSGACRIESDNTFFVVYYSVPPNETVFKHLMNSIQSFIASNTSGSLNLTFSLCIKKYSELDDNTKGILSQYKSFPLMGIYTSKDLSTAKASSQLFDVNGKYYIIKENATIGIYSYLAYYGVPILKEPKVLIETLREPYIQLNETPVVGSLNAKYYLVIYEDAWCPYCAKFYSESMPIIEDLIDNNTFAIVLKNLLIHPGVENIHRNVTALYITTRNATAVFSIMKGIYAYVARGTDPSPENVTAMIKNVTGISEFNVNLTVVDNIIIKDIQEAREYGIFGTPGFVIWNRESGRGIVVVGYTSASDLLNIVRSYL; from the coding sequence TTGGATAAAACACTATTGGTTGTCGTAGTAGCTATTGTTGCTATAGTTGTAGCTGTCGTAGGCCTGCTGTATTCCATGGGTTTGATTTGGAAGTCTAGTGGTGCATGTAGAATTGAAAGTGATAACACCTTCTTTGTTGTTTACTATAGCGTTCCACCAAATGAAACTGTTTTTAAGCATTTGATGAACAGCATACAGAGTTTCATAGCCTCTAACACAAGCGGTTCATTAAACCTAACATTCTCGCTATGCATAAAGAAATATTCTGAGTTGGATGACAATACAAAGGGTATTTTGAGTCAATACAAGTCATTTCCTTTGATGGGCATCTACACATCAAAGGACCTATCAACTGCAAAGGCAAGTTCGCAGCTCTTTGATGTTAATGGGAAATACTATATTATTAAAGAGAATGCAACCATCGGCATCTATAGCTATTTAGCATATTATGGTGTTCCCATTCTTAAAGAGCCTAAGGTGTTGATAGAAACCCTTAGGGAGCCTTATATTCAGTTGAATGAAACACCTGTTGTAGGCTCTCTAAATGCTAAATACTACTTGGTTATATATGAGGATGCATGGTGTCCATATTGTGCAAAATTCTATAGCGAGTCTATGCCTATAATAGAAGATCTTATAGATAACAACACCTTTGCCATAGTTTTAAAGAACCTGCTTATACATCCAGGTGTTGAAAATATACATAGAAACGTTACGGCTTTGTACATAACTACCAGAAATGCTACAGCTGTTTTCAGCATTATGAAGGGCATCTATGCCTATGTCGCTAGAGGCACAGATCCATCGCCTGAGAACGTAACTGCAATGATAAAGAATGTTACAGGTATAAGCGAATTCAATGTTAATTTAACTGTTGTGGACAATATTATAATTAAGGATATTCAAGAGGCCCGAGAATATGGAATTTTCGGGACACCGGGGTTTGTGATATGGAATAGAGAGAGTGGTAGGGGAATTGTAGTAGTAGGCTATACCTCTGCTAGCGACCTCTTGAACATTGTCAGATCATATCTTTAG
- the gatD gene encoding Glu-tRNA(Gln) amidotransferase subunit GatD, whose amino-acid sequence MRDPLPGYVGAVRESLERLGAAVGCRIRLLLQDNIIFEGILMPHHEFSEADIIVIKLDNGYNIGITISRVSKIDVVECRERVEARTQDISQLQKPVVKILGCGGTIASKVEYETGAVKPAMSPAELMEIIPELKSLAGYDVEVLFNILSEDMTPVHWKSIAESVYKAIVGGVDGVVVTHGTDTMGYTAAALAFSIQGLPMPIALVGAQRSSDRPSTDAALNLLAAVITTLRAPFGEVTVVMHASPSDAEAYAHRGVKVRKMHSSRRDAFQSINDIPLARINLMKMDVETINSRYIPRAKSIEEIKYFASFDDRVAMVKAYPGFQSEIIDFLVDRKFHGIVIEGTGLGHIGSYAIESIRRAVEEGIAVVMTTQTLFGRVNMNVYTTGRKLLEIGVIPGDDMLPETAYVKLSWVLAQTRDLKEVRKMMLTNYVNEMNPVHTHQHYPIWVH is encoded by the coding sequence ATGCGAGATCCTTTGCCAGGCTATGTAGGTGCTGTGCGAGAGTCTCTAGAGAGGCTTGGAGCTGCAGTTGGATGCAGAATTAGATTGTTGTTACAAGACAACATCATATTCGAAGGTATTCTAATGCCGCATCACGAGTTTAGTGAAGCAGATATAATTGTTATTAAACTAGATAACGGATATAACATTGGCATTACGATTAGCAGAGTCTCTAAAATAGATGTTGTTGAATGTAGAGAGAGGGTAGAGGCGAGAACCCAGGATATAAGCCAGCTCCAGAAGCCTGTTGTTAAAATCCTTGGATGTGGAGGAACTATAGCCAGTAAGGTTGAGTACGAGACAGGGGCTGTCAAGCCTGCTATGAGCCCTGCAGAGCTGATGGAGATAATCCCTGAGCTGAAGAGTCTCGCTGGTTATGACGTTGAGGTTCTGTTTAACATTCTCAGCGAGGATATGACGCCAGTACATTGGAAATCGATTGCGGAATCTGTTTACAAAGCTATTGTTGGTGGCGTTGATGGTGTTGTTGTTACCCATGGCACTGACACAATGGGCTATACAGCAGCTGCACTAGCCTTCTCCATACAAGGCTTGCCAATGCCCATAGCTCTCGTCGGTGCTCAGAGGAGTAGCGATAGGCCAAGTACTGATGCAGCTCTCAATCTCTTGGCAGCTGTCATAACAACTCTTAGGGCGCCTTTTGGAGAGGTTACTGTTGTTATGCATGCATCCCCATCTGATGCGGAGGCTTATGCTCATAGAGGTGTTAAGGTGAGGAAGATGCATAGTAGTAGAAGAGACGCTTTCCAAAGCATCAATGATATTCCACTAGCAAGAATTAATCTAATGAAAATGGATGTAGAGACTATCAACAGCAGATATATTCCAAGGGCTAAAAGCATAGAGGAGATAAAATACTTCGCATCATTTGATGATAGGGTTGCAATGGTTAAGGCCTATCCAGGCTTCCAGAGCGAGATAATAGATTTTCTAGTCGATAGAAAATTTCATGGAATAGTCATTGAAGGAACAGGACTAGGGCACATAGGAAGCTATGCCATAGAATCCATTAGAAGAGCTGTTGAAGAAGGAATAGCAGTTGTTATGACAACACAAACATTGTTCGGAAGAGTGAATATGAATGTGTACACAACTGGCAGAAAACTTTTGGAAATAGGCGTTATACCGGGAGACGACATGTTGCCTGAGACAGCATATGTGAAGCTCTCATGGGTATTGGCCCAAACAAGAGACTTGAAAGAGGTTAGAAAAATGATGCTTACAAACTATGTTAATGAAATGAATCCTGTTCATACACATCAGCACTATCCAATATGGGTTCACTAA
- a CDS encoding ATP-dependent DNA ligase: protein MEFSLVAQTLDILEKTSSKIQQAATLASLFKKTPASDIDKVVYFILGILWPDWKGMPEIGIAEKGIQKAIAMATNTNESEVEKLHKSLGDYGAVIEKLKLGKQGRSTGLAAFIKSTKNEQKKLDVATVYNTLVKIAMLQGEGSRDMKLRLLTALLMDADAKEAKYIVRFVEGRLRLGVGEATVMDGLASAFGASRDLVERVYNIFPDLGAIAKILAEKGVGELKNVKPTPGIPLRPMLAERGSDPVEILNKAGFPALAEFKYDGERAQIHKKGDKIWIFSRRLEEITYQYPDVVEMALKRIRASEAIVEGEIVAIDPETGEFRPFQELMHRKRKKDIHEAIKEIPVIVRLFDCLYVDGVDLTTKLLPERREYLKKIIDEGEEFKIAEGAIVKDSKELEQLFLKAIESGCEGLVVKSLGRDSVYQAGVRGWLWIKYKRDYKSELTDTVDLVVVGAFHGRGKRSGTYGALLLAAYDPDTDRFVTVCKVGTGFTDEELAQLPRKLEPYKLPHKHQRVDSDIDADVWFEPALVMEVTGAELTLSPVHTCCKGWVKPGAGISIRFPRFIRWREDKSPTEATTSKEIYEMYLRRLKKIEKAEPKAEEA from the coding sequence ATGGAGTTTTCACTAGTTGCCCAAACTCTTGACATCCTAGAGAAGACTTCGAGTAAAATCCAACAAGCAGCTACACTGGCTTCGCTGTTTAAGAAGACTCCTGCTAGTGATATTGACAAGGTTGTCTACTTTATTCTAGGCATATTATGGCCTGATTGGAAGGGGATGCCCGAGATCGGGATTGCTGAGAAGGGTATTCAGAAAGCCATTGCAATGGCTACAAACACTAATGAAAGCGAGGTTGAAAAGCTTCATAAGTCTCTAGGCGATTATGGTGCAGTTATTGAGAAGCTTAAACTAGGAAAGCAGGGAAGATCAACAGGGTTGGCTGCATTTATTAAGAGTACTAAAAACGAGCAGAAGAAGCTTGACGTTGCAACAGTCTATAACACCCTTGTGAAGATTGCTATGTTGCAAGGAGAGGGCAGCAGAGATATGAAGCTTAGACTGCTAACAGCGCTTCTCATGGATGCTGATGCCAAGGAAGCTAAGTATATTGTTAGATTTGTTGAGGGCAGGCTTAGACTGGGCGTTGGAGAGGCTACGGTGATGGACGGCTTGGCATCAGCTTTTGGAGCTTCTAGAGACCTTGTAGAGAGGGTGTATAACATTTTCCCTGATTTAGGCGCAATAGCAAAGATCCTTGCTGAAAAAGGTGTTGGAGAGCTAAAGAACGTTAAGCCAACCCCTGGCATCCCCCTAAGACCAATGCTAGCTGAGAGAGGCAGCGATCCTGTAGAGATTCTAAACAAAGCTGGTTTTCCAGCACTAGCTGAGTTCAAATATGATGGTGAGAGGGCACAGATACATAAGAAGGGCGATAAGATTTGGATATTCTCTAGGAGACTAGAGGAGATAACATACCAATATCCAGATGTTGTGGAAATGGCTCTGAAACGTATAAGAGCATCTGAAGCTATTGTAGAGGGGGAGATAGTTGCTATAGATCCTGAAACAGGCGAGTTCAGGCCATTTCAAGAACTTATGCATAGAAAGAGAAAAAAGGACATTCACGAGGCTATCAAAGAGATTCCAGTTATTGTAAGATTATTCGATTGTCTGTATGTCGATGGTGTTGACCTCACTACTAAGCTTCTTCCAGAGAGGAGAGAGTATCTGAAGAAGATAATTGACGAGGGTGAAGAGTTTAAGATTGCTGAGGGAGCCATTGTCAAGGATAGTAAAGAGCTTGAGCAACTATTTCTAAAAGCCATTGAGAGCGGTTGTGAGGGGCTCGTTGTAAAGTCTCTCGGAAGAGACTCTGTTTACCAGGCTGGGGTAAGAGGATGGCTATGGATAAAATACAAGAGAGACTATAAGAGCGAACTCACAGACACCGTTGACCTTGTGGTTGTTGGCGCATTCCATGGAAGGGGTAAGAGAAGCGGAACCTATGGAGCACTTCTCCTAGCGGCATATGACCCAGATACAGACAGGTTTGTCACTGTCTGCAAGGTTGGGACAGGATTCACAGATGAGGAGCTTGCACAACTACCAAGAAAGCTAGAACCCTATAAACTGCCCCATAAACACCAAAGAGTAGACAGCGATATAGATGCCGATGTCTGGTTCGAGCCAGCTCTAGTCATGGAGGTTACAGGTGCTGAGCTCACCCTATCTCCTGTGCATACATGTTGCAAAGGATGGGTGAAACCAGGTGCTGGAATATCGATAAGATTCCCAAGGTTCATAAGATGGAGAGAAGACAAATCTCCGACAGAGGCTACAACAAGTAAGGAGATCTATGAGATGTATTTGAGGAGGCTTAAGAAGATAGAGAAGGCGGAGCCCAAGGCCGAGGAGGCCTAG
- a CDS encoding 50S ribosomal protein L35ae: MNSSLKVFGIIKGFRRGGGRQYNDHVLVQLLADVKTVGSLVGAKIRVVDKYGNIYNGRIVKIHSFRNSVAIAKFSRNLPGQAIGALTEIVKR; the protein is encoded by the coding sequence TTGAACAGTAGTTTGAAGGTCTTCGGAATAATTAAAGGTTTTAGGAGAGGTGGTGGAAGACAGTACAATGATCATGTTCTGGTGCAGCTCCTTGCTGATGTAAAAACGGTGGGAAGTCTAGTTGGTGCAAAGATTAGGGTTGTGGATAAATATGGAAACATTTACAATGGGAGAATAGTGAAGATACACAGTTTCAGGAACTCTGTCGCAATAGCCAAGTTCAGCAGAAACCTACCCGGCCAAGCAATTGGGGCATTAACTGAGATTGTTAAGCGCTGA
- a CDS encoding Snf7 family protein — MVSMSDFEKRWAGGPSVGEKFKDLFRKKEPIKQKLVMADYKIRAMVSRLEVFVERLRERDRTLFERVVDALTQGDEVRAAMYANEIAEIRKMVKQLTITQVALEQVALRLDTVITMGDVMSGLIPVVGVIRELRGIIKGIMPEMSLELSEVEEGLRDVVISAGEALGLPAGDVYTTPEARKILDEARVIAEQRMKEKFPELPSAITSAAQKATAPATGSA, encoded by the coding sequence ATGGTCTCAATGTCTGACTTCGAAAAAAGATGGGCTGGAGGCCCATCAGTTGGTGAGAAATTTAAGGATCTCTTCAGGAAGAAGGAGCCTATAAAGCAGAAGCTGGTCATGGCAGACTACAAGATAAGGGCCATGGTAAGCAGATTAGAGGTATTTGTTGAGAGGCTTAGGGAGAGAGACAGAACACTATTTGAGAGGGTTGTCGATGCCCTTACACAAGGTGATGAAGTTAGAGCAGCTATGTATGCAAATGAAATAGCAGAGATAAGAAAAATGGTAAAGCAGCTGACAATAACTCAAGTAGCACTTGAACAAGTGGCTCTACGACTAGACACTGTGATTACAATGGGTGACGTTATGTCTGGTCTAATACCTGTTGTAGGTGTTATAAGGGAGTTAAGAGGAATAATAAAGGGTATAATGCCTGAGATGTCCCTTGAGTTATCAGAGGTCGAGGAGGGTCTGAGAGATGTTGTAATATCAGCTGGAGAAGCGCTTGGACTACCAGCGGGAGACGTATACACAACGCCAGAGGCTAGAAAGATATTAGACGAGGCTAGGGTGATAGCAGAGCAGAGAATGAAGGAGAAGTTCCCAGAGCTCCCATCAGCAATTACATCAGCCGCTCAAAAAGCTACAGCACCAGCAACTGGATCAGCATAA
- a CDS encoding adenylate kinase family protein: protein MRSIGISGVPGTGKSQLAKRLSQYLGIEVVELSEFAIRNNYVIAYDDNRSSYIIDEERLSMAVEEMVKEKGPIIIVGHYIEIVPKNVLEVALVLRRNPLEIIKVLENRGWSPRKIAENVEAELVGICTANAIEEFGEDIVIEIDSTSKTVDDLAKEAIDIIFGDKPTYYGYSIDWTSKLSDEDLQTLLHFIEMYRE from the coding sequence ATGAGATCAATTGGCATATCTGGGGTTCCAGGAACTGGAAAATCCCAGCTTGCAAAGAGACTATCGCAATACCTGGGTATCGAGGTTGTAGAGCTTAGTGAGTTCGCCATAAGAAACAACTATGTGATTGCATACGATGATAATAGAAGTAGCTATATAATAGATGAGGAAAGGTTGAGCATGGCAGTCGAGGAGATGGTTAAGGAGAAGGGGCCCATTATAATAGTTGGGCACTATATAGAGATTGTACCGAAAAATGTTCTAGAAGTTGCTTTAGTTCTCAGAAGAAACCCCCTCGAAATTATAAAAGTACTTGAAAACAGAGGGTGGAGCCCCAGAAAAATAGCCGAAAATGTTGAGGCAGAACTTGTTGGTATATGTACAGCAAATGCCATTGAAGAGTTTGGAGAGGATATTGTAATAGAAATCGACTCAACATCAAAAACAGTTGATGATCTCGCGAAAGAGGCTATCGACATAATCTTCGGTGATAAACCAACATACTATGGATACTCAATAGACTGGACATCAAAACTATCAGATGAGGATCTACAGACACTACTACATTTTATTGAAATGTATAGAGAATAG
- a CDS encoding sugar phosphate isomerase/epimerase family protein, with amino-acid sequence MALFELLNKLNEFRGFLEGEAIDKFLDTFNIKFGSGTWAAGGFSDRFMARGYFPDLSSDVISRIERIKKAGIRAFVPINVEFLDENYEIKWDLVDRVLDYSKKNNMVIAGLALDLSGIPELKMGSITNPDPNLRKKAIRIIVESMEIAKRFGVDVVSFWPGQDGWDYSFEVNYGKKLAVFMDGLRELGEEALKRGLKLCIEAKLKEPKEGNMIMPTTHVAMVIAKKINEDFGKDVVGITIDYGHELMYAVEPAYTVYLAKYFNVPLLSIHINTAKTHSNDEDRVVGTGDVWMFIDFLYATIDTGYNGWYILDQFTYRMNPVDGMKLSKVFFVNAMKKALEIYRHRDELEKAREIGDQSKILEMVGKILYNL; translated from the coding sequence TTGGCTTTGTTTGAGCTTTTGAATAAATTGAATGAATTTAGAGGATTTTTAGAGGGAGAGGCTATAGATAAGTTTCTAGACACCTTTAACATAAAGTTTGGCAGTGGCACCTGGGCTGCTGGTGGATTTAGCGATAGATTTATGGCTAGAGGCTATTTCCCTGATCTTTCATCTGATGTTATATCAAGAATTGAGAGAATAAAGAAGGCTGGGATAAGAGCTTTCGTCCCAATAAATGTTGAATTTCTTGATGAAAACTATGAAATAAAGTGGGATCTTGTAGACAGGGTTTTGGACTATAGCAAGAAGAATAATATGGTTATTGCAGGTCTCGCGCTAGATCTTTCAGGAATTCCAGAACTTAAAATGGGCTCTATAACAAATCCTGATCCCAATCTTAGGAAAAAGGCTATAAGGATCATTGTTGAAAGCATGGAAATTGCAAAAAGATTTGGAGTTGATGTCGTGTCTTTCTGGCCTGGTCAAGATGGTTGGGATTATAGCTTTGAGGTAAACTATGGAAAGAAGCTTGCCGTTTTTATGGATGGTTTGAGGGAGCTTGGAGAAGAGGCTTTAAAGAGGGGTTTAAAGCTTTGTATAGAGGCAAAGCTTAAAGAGCCTAAAGAAGGCAACATGATTATGCCCACAACACACGTAGCTATGGTAATCGCAAAGAAGATAAATGAAGATTTTGGTAAAGATGTTGTTGGAATAACAATAGACTACGGCCATGAGCTTATGTACGCTGTCGAGCCAGCGTATACGGTGTATCTTGCAAAATACTTTAACGTTCCTCTACTATCAATTCATATAAATACAGCTAAAACACATAGCAACGATGAGGATAGGGTTGTTGGAACAGGCGATGTATGGATGTTTATAGATTTTCTCTATGCAACAATAGATACAGGATACAATGGATGGTACATATTAGATCAATTCACATACAGAATGAATCCCGTAGACGGTATGAAATTATCAAAAGTGTTCTTCGTAAATGCTATGAAAAAAGCATTAGAGATCTACAGACACAGAGATGAGCTTGAGAAGGCTAGGGAGATTGGAGATCAATCAAAAATTTTAGAAATGGTAGGAAAAATTCTGTACAACCTCTAA
- a CDS encoding methylene-tetrahydromethanopterin dehydrogenase N-terminal domain-containing protein: MSLQQPKLVFLFLDTDKHVSPFEPLMVVDLFPDAHILLYGGVEPQDVQRIVQDAMFPRGPKGVRFTKMFIGGYDVEKVEKIVEAVKKTMFPPFEFSVVIDPRGANTTAAAAIAKIYQICIKHGFGDFKNKNVAILAGTGPVGMVAASIFGTEGAKVYITSRSLEKAVAVANRVNKELGFEAVYGVKAHSQDEMCKAIENADLVLAGGAAGVRLLNLDTLKGCGKRVRVVADVNAVPPTGIEGLEPNDEDKEVVPGVYGVGALRIGALKNKILAELFKRAVEAPKGFFEHKAAWEIAKQLIVSK; the protein is encoded by the coding sequence ATGTCTTTGCAGCAACCAAAGTTGGTGTTCCTATTTCTGGATACAGATAAGCATGTAAGTCCTTTTGAGCCTCTAATGGTCGTAGATCTATTTCCAGATGCACATATATTACTATATGGTGGTGTAGAGCCGCAGGATGTTCAGAGAATTGTTCAAGACGCTATGTTTCCCAGGGGTCCAAAAGGTGTTAGATTCACTAAAATGTTTATAGGTGGATATGATGTGGAGAAGGTTGAGAAAATTGTTGAGGCAGTCAAAAAAACTATGTTCCCACCCTTCGAATTCTCCGTAGTTATAGACCCTAGAGGAGCTAACACAACAGCAGCCGCAGCCATTGCAAAAATATATCAAATTTGTATTAAACATGGATTTGGAGATTTTAAAAACAAGAATGTTGCAATCCTAGCTGGGACAGGGCCTGTTGGAATGGTTGCAGCATCTATTTTTGGTACTGAGGGTGCCAAGGTCTATATAACTTCTCGTAGCTTAGAAAAGGCAGTTGCTGTTGCAAATAGGGTTAATAAGGAGCTTGGATTTGAGGCGGTATATGGTGTTAAAGCTCATAGCCAAGATGAGATGTGCAAAGCTATTGAGAATGCAGATCTTGTTTTAGCTGGTGGAGCTGCTGGTGTCAGGCTTTTGAATCTTGATACCCTTAAAGGTTGTGGAAAGAGGGTGAGGGTTGTTGCGGATGTTAATGCTGTTCCTCCAACAGGTATTGAGGGATTGGAGCCAAATGATGAGGATAAAGAGGTTGTTCCAGGTGTTTATGGTGTTGGCGCTTTGAGAATAGGAGCTTTAAAGAATAAGATATTGGCTGAGTTGTTTAAACGAGCCGTAGAAGCGCCGAAGGGCTTTTTTGAACATAAAGCTGCTTGGGAAATAGCAAAGCAGTTGATTGTAAGTAAGTAA
- the fhcD gene encoding formylmethanofuran--tetrahydromethanopterin N-formyltransferase codes for MLQIGSVVIEDTFAEAFPMYATRVIITAKSFRWALTAARVATGFGTSVIASPGECGIETILSPRITPDSRPGVTIQIYHTDPANLKLVTITRIGQCILTAPTTAVFNGLPKAKRKMGIGKALAKFGDGFEKEDTLYGRKVWRIPVMEGEFIVEDSIGIVKGVAGGNILILAKDSDAGLEAAVKAVKAIRKYVRGVITPFPGGIVRSGSKVGSLKYPKLRATTNHLYCPTLKNIVKDSKVPPEVNSVYEIVINGLKREFVLKAMGIAIKAASTVPGVVKIDAGNYGGKLGPYPLYLREALEMVKNVDVRV; via the coding sequence TTGCTTCAGATAGGTTCTGTAGTTATTGAAGATACATTTGCAGAAGCATTTCCAATGTATGCAACAAGGGTTATTATCACAGCAAAAAGTTTTAGATGGGCTTTAACAGCTGCCAGAGTTGCAACAGGTTTTGGCACATCTGTCATAGCATCTCCTGGAGAGTGTGGTATAGAAACAATTCTATCACCTAGAATAACACCCGATTCAAGACCAGGTGTGACAATTCAAATATATCATACAGATCCTGCAAATCTTAAGTTGGTAACAATTACTAGAATAGGGCAATGCATTTTAACAGCCCCAACAACGGCTGTATTCAACGGTTTGCCAAAAGCTAAAAGAAAAATGGGTATTGGAAAAGCTCTTGCAAAATTTGGCGACGGTTTTGAAAAAGAGGATACACTTTATGGTAGAAAAGTTTGGAGAATACCTGTTATGGAGGGGGAATTCATAGTTGAGGATAGCATAGGTATTGTAAAAGGGGTTGCTGGTGGGAATATACTTATCCTTGCTAAAGATAGTGATGCAGGTTTAGAGGCTGCTGTAAAAGCTGTTAAAGCCATTAGAAAATATGTCAGAGGTGTTATAACGCCATTCCCAGGAGGGATAGTTAGATCAGGATCGAAGGTAGGGTCGTTAAAATACCCAAAGCTTAGAGCAACAACAAATCATCTGTACTGCCCAACACTTAAAAACATTGTTAAAGACTCTAAGGTTCCACCAGAGGTTAACAGCGTATATGAGATCGTGATAAATGGTTTAAAGAGAGAATTTGTTCTTAAGGCAATGGGCATAGCGATAAAGGCTGCCTCAACAGTTCCAGGAGTGGTGAAAATAGATGCTGGTAACTATGGAGGTAAGTTAGGGCCTTATCCATTATATCTGAGAGAGGCTTTGGAGATGGTCAAAAATGTTGATGTAAGGGTTTAG